GAAGCTGGGTGAGATCGTGACCACCATTCCCACCATAGGCTTCAACATGGAGACGGTGGAGGACAAGAACATCAGCTTCACTGTGTGGGACGTGGGTGGCCAGGACAAGATCCGACCTCTGTGGCATCACTACTTCCAGAACACACAAGGTCTCATCTTTGTGGGGGACAGCAACGACAGAGAGCGTGTGAACGAGGCCCGTGAGGAGCTCATGAGGATGCTGGCGGAAGATGAGCTTAGGGATGCCATCCTGCTGGTGTTCGCCAACGAGCGGGACCTCCCCAACGGCATGAACGCGGCTGAGATCACAGACAAGCTGGGGCCGCAGTCCCTGCGCCACAGGAACTGGTACATTCAGGCCATCTGTGCCACCAGTGGGGATGGGCTGTATGAGGGACTGGACTGGCTGTCCAATCAGCTCCGGAACCAGAAGTGAGCCACGCCCCCGCCCCTCCTTCCACCCTGTTTTACTCTCATGTGGTGGGAGTGCCAGAAGCTGTCTCCATGGTTGGTCACAGTGTGCTTCACCATGCTGTAAATGTGCAGACGCAGCCTGCAGCCgggtttttatttaatgtaaatagTTTCTGTTCCCAACGAGGCAGTTTCTGGTACTCctatgcaatattactcagcttttttttattgtaaaaagagAATCAACCCACTGTTCAATACTGAAAAGGGATGTTAGGCACGCGGGGCCTCCAGGAGTCACTGTGTCCAACCAGCCTGCCAAGCCTCCTCTGGGCATTAGGTCTGTGTTGAGATCCATTTTGGTGGTTGGTTT
The sequence above is drawn from the Zalophus californianus isolate mZalCal1 chromosome 9, mZalCal1.pri.v2, whole genome shotgun sequence genome and encodes:
- the LOC113922211 gene encoding ADP-ribosylation factor 1-like yields the protein MGNIFANLFKGLFGKKEMCLLMVGLDAAGKTTILYKLKLGEIVTTIPTIGFNMETVEDKNISFTVWDVGGQDKIRPLWHHYFQNTQGLIFVGDSNDRERVNEAREELMRMLAEDELRDAILLVFANERDLPNGMNAAEITDKLGPQSLRHRNWYIQAICATSGDGLYEGLDWLSNQLRNQK